The Poriferisphaera corsica DNA segment CCCTCACGTTCCAGCCGCTCCTGAATAATATCCATGTGCAGCATCCCCAAGAATCCACAACGGAAACCCGACCCCAGCGCCTCACTCGTCGTGGGCTGATACGTAAAGCTCGCATCATTAATATGCAGCTTCGTCACCGCCTCACGCAAGTCATCAAACTGCGTTTCACCACTCGGGTAAAAATCGCAGAACACCATCGGGTGCGGCTCTTGATAGCCCGGCAACGCGCACTCCGCCGGATCATTATCCAACGTAATCGTGTCACCAATATTCACGTCCGCCAGCGTCTTAATACTCGCAACCATATACCCCACTTCCCCCGCCTCCATCGGCTCTTTCTGCCGTGTCATCTTAGGCTTAAACTTGCCCAACTCACCCACAGCAAATCCTCGCTTCGTCCCCATCATCCGAATCTTATCACCAACCTTCAGCTTCCCACCAAACAACCTGAAGTACACCACAACCCCACGATAATCATCGTACTTCGCATCAAAGATCAGCGCCCTCGTCTTCTGGTCATCACTCTCAGGCGCCTCATCCCCCGCCTTCCGCGGGGCCGGGTCCGGCAACTTCGCACAAATTGCATCTAACAATTCCTGAATCCCCGCACCCGTCTTCGCACTCGTAAAAATGCATTCCTCTGCCGGCAACCCAAGCACCTGCTCTGTCTCCAAAGCAATCTCCTCAGGCCGCGCACCCGGCAAGTCAATCTTATTAATCACCGGAATCATCTCGAGATCCGACTCAATCGCCAGATACGCATTCGCCACCGTCTGCGCCTCAACCCCTTGCGCACTATCCACCACCAAGATCGCGCCCTCGCACGCCTGCAGCGCCCGACTCACCTCATAGTGAAAGTCCACATGTCCCGGCGTATCAATGAAATTCAGCATGTAATCCTCACCCGCATAGTGATGAATCACACTCACCGAACTCGCCTTGATCGTGATCCCACGCTCCCGCTCCAGATCCATGCTGTCCAGTGTCTGCTCACGCTCTTCGCGCTTCGTCACCGCCCCCGTACTCGCCAGCAACCTGTCAGCCAGCGTACTCTTACCGTGGTCAATATGCGCAATGATGCAGAAGTTCCGTATCTTCATGGACTTATAGCAACCTTATCAAATCTTGTTCAACATCTCCCCCCACTTACTTCGACACGACACCTCCACCCTCTATATAGACACACTATTGTAGCATCACTCGCCCCCGCCTCCCAACCATCAACCATCCCCCCGTCCCCCCACATCCCC contains these protein-coding regions:
- the lepA gene encoding translation elongation factor 4; amino-acid sequence: MKIRNFCIIAHIDHGKSTLADRLLASTGAVTKREEREQTLDSMDLERERGITIKASSVSVIHHYAGEDYMLNFIDTPGHVDFHYEVSRALQACEGAILVVDSAQGVEAQTVANAYLAIESDLEMIPVINKIDLPGARPEEIALETEQVLGLPAEECIFTSAKTGAGIQELLDAICAKLPDPAPRKAGDEAPESDDQKTRALIFDAKYDDYRGVVVYFRLFGGKLKVGDKIRMMGTKRGFAVGELGKFKPKMTRQKEPMEAGEVGYMVASIKTLADVNIGDTITLDNDPAECALPGYQEPHPMVFCDFYPSGETQFDDLREAVTKLHINDASFTYQPTTSEALGSGFRCGFLGMLHMDIIQERLEREGNVSLVQTAPTVTYEIEQRDGVVFEITNPADLPDPSLIKEIREPMITAEIITPNKSIGDLMKLCDQRRGEYKKQQYLSETRQILDYELPLAETIYDFYDKLKSITSGYGTMDYQLNGFRRDNLVKMDILVNGTRVDALSVIVHRDKAEYRGRVLLKRLKQEIDRHLFEIPLQAAIGGKIIARETIKSVGKNVTAKCYGGDVTRKRKLLEKQKKGKERMKRVGTVDIPQEAFMAVLDTGE